The sequence CAAGAATAAAGAGGTTTTATTGGCCTGTACACCTGCCATACAGCCGGTAAGTAATAAAGACTTAAACCGTATAGCCTCCGGCTTCGGCTACAGGATAGACCCTGTATATAAAACGGTAAAAATGCACGCCGGACTGGATTTCGCTGCGCCACAGGGTACTCCTATTTACGCTACCGCTAACGGTACTGTGCAACAGGCGGGAAATACAGGAAATGGCTATGGCAACCATGTGGTGATCAACCATGGTTATGGTTATGAAACCCTTTATGGGCATATGTTCCGGATCAAAACATCTGCCGGTAAAAGGATTAAAAGAGGGGAAATCATTGGTTATGTGGGTAGTACCGGTAAATCTACCGGCCCACATCTCCATTATGAAGTGCATAAGAATGATAAAAAGCTTGATCCGGTATATTTCTTCTATAATGACCTTACACCGGAGCAGTACGACCGTTTATTAAAAATGGCGGCTGCGAGCAACCAAAGTTTCGACTAACCCCTGGTATTTCCGGTTTTTATCCACAAGAATTTTTCGGCCGGATTATTGTGGCGGTCCATTGTATCTTTAGAGAAGATATATGAAACCTTACCAACAGATCAGTTTTAATTTTGGCTTTGAAGAGCCACCTGCTCCAGAAGTCTCAGTGATCCTGGACCAGGAAATTCAGCGCGCGCAGGAGCCTCCTGCATTGAAGGAATCTATTCCTGAAATGGAAGCGTCGCGTGAGCCGGAGAAACGGCCTGTTGTTGAAAGAGGCCCGTTAAAAGTTCCTGTAACAGATGAAACAACCATACTTACCATCCGAAAAAAACCAGGAAGAAAAGAAAAGGAAAAAATCTGGAAATCGGCCACACCTGGCAAAAGGGGCCGAAAATCATTGAAAGACATTGCCTCCGAAGCAGACCTTATTGAAATTCCAGAGGACGAACAATTGTATACCAAACAATATTACAGTATTGGTGATGTTGCCAATATGTTGAGGATGAATCCATCACTGATCCGCACCTGGAGCAATGAGTTTGACGGTATGCTGCAGCCCCGGAAAAACAGGAAAGGCGATCGGTTTTTTCGCCCGGATGATGTAAAATTCCTGCACCTGATATACCATTTGATAAGGGTGAGAAAATTCACACTGGAAGGTGCGAAAGAACACCTGAAACTGCAGAAGAAAAAAACAGAAAAACAATTTGCCGTGATACAGGCGCTCCAGCACTTCAAATTATTCTTATTGGAATTGAAGACAAATCTGTGAGTCATTTAAGTGCATTTGCTTCACCGCCTACAAGCCGGATTTCCTTGTTTTCACCAGCCAGTTCCACACCCAGGTTTTCTATTGAACGAAGTATTGAAAGATTAATGGTTTGTTTCAATTGATTAAACTCTGAAAGCGGAATTATAGCTGTGTAATATTCAATGTGGATAATAAATGCGTTGGCTGTGATATCACTCAGAAAAGCAACGTAGTTTTCTATGGCAGGATGCGATAATGAACTTTTTATGGCTGCAATTGCATGGTCGAGTTTCACCGATGATGTCTGCAAAGACAACTCCAGCTTCAAATCGGCCCTTCTTTGTGTACGGAGCGTGATATTATCCATTATACTATCTACCATTTGTTTATTGGGAACCGTTACGAATGTTTTCTGTTCAGTGCGAATGCGAGTGCTTCTTAAACCTATTTTCTCAACAGTCCCGGTTATGCCCTGCACCTTAACACTATCACCCAGGTGAAAAGGTTTATCAAAGAAAATAATGAAGGACGCGATAAGGTTCTCAAGGCTTTCCC comes from Flavihumibacter fluvii and encodes:
- a CDS encoding M23 family metallopeptidase encodes the protein MKKIKYYYNPNTLRYEKLETPLRVKLLRALGFIAGSLVTALIIVSIAFQYLDSPKEKILRQQYEKASENYDVLSGHLRKLQQQMAELEKRDNDVYRAIFEASPIPDSARVKEMEKNKEIQLVQAMDADDLYSDVVSTLNNLNKRVAYQNKSYDDIGGFIKNKEVLLACTPAIQPVSNKDLNRIASGFGYRIDPVYKTVKMHAGLDFAAPQGTPIYATANGTVQQAGNTGNGYGNHVVINHGYGYETLYGHMFRIKTSAGKRIKRGEIIGYVGSTGKSTGPHLHYEVHKNDKKLDPVYFFYNDLTPEQYDRLLKMAAASNQSFD
- a CDS encoding MerR family transcriptional regulator, with the protein product MKPYQQISFNFGFEEPPAPEVSVILDQEIQRAQEPPALKESIPEMEASREPEKRPVVERGPLKVPVTDETTILTIRKKPGRKEKEKIWKSATPGKRGRKSLKDIASEADLIEIPEDEQLYTKQYYSIGDVANMLRMNPSLIRTWSNEFDGMLQPRKNRKGDRFFRPDDVKFLHLIYHLIRVRKFTLEGAKEHLKLQKKKTEKQFAVIQALQHFKLFLLELKTNL